The Mercurialis annua linkage group LG7, ddMerAnnu1.2, whole genome shotgun sequence genome includes the window CTTATTTCAGCACTTGGTCATAATTTCAGCACCGTCTTTAGTAATTAGAATGGTATGCTCAAACTGAGCAGATAGACTACCATCTTCTGTCACCACAGTCCAGTTATCGTTCCACATTACTGGGTTTATGCTACCAATCGTCAGCATTGGCTCTGTACAAATTTCACCATAACACAGAAATGAATCGGCAAGTTATCTACGATATGTCATTTATCAAAGCcagcaaaaatataaattatttatgagAGGACTCCACAATTAACGTTGTTAATTTACGTTACAAGGAAActttttgtctatttttataacataaaaaCATCATTTCATCGTTTGTCATTTCAGTGTTTATTGTTTCGGTATTtctgtttccgtgctacataccTGTAAATGTATAAGATGCTAATATTTAAAAGGATTCACATAATAGCTCTGTCATTGTGTGTTGCAAGTAGGACCCAGTAAcaacaaaatgataattaaagtttaattagcAAACTTATAAGCAAACAAAGATTACGAATAAATTAGGTTCCGGTTTTTCAATATAATTAGATAGAATAAGATAGGCACAAAGTTCCAACTTCCTGTAACTAGTGCCTTAGCCTAGTGGTAAGCTGCCTGCTTTAGGAGTGGTGTCAGATTTTAATCTCACCTATGTTTAAACCAATCATCCCTGATTCTCAACAGTAATAGATTGAGAAGTAAATTAGaatcaaattgctaaataaaGGATCAAAATACCTCCCAAACCAAGTTTATTTTCTATAGCTCAATTACTCAGACCTATTTAATTGCACTAGTGGTGTTTGAGTTCTTTCGAATCTAGCAATTTAGTgtcgaaattaatttttttggccAAATTAGTTGCTGAACTTTAAAAAGAATATCAATATGGCACTTTTGACTGATTTGGCCTCACAGAAATAACACTGACACTATAATATTGAGTCCCAAAGTgtcttcatttattttttactgtGCAAAATTTGAGATTCAAAATGCAATAATTGAATGTTGATTGTGCAAAAATTGGTTCCAAATCTAATTAATTTAGATTCAATTTTGCACCCTAGAAAGTCAGCTAAGCCGCTTTAGGATTTTGCATGATCAGTATTCTCGTGAGGCCAAGTCGGCCAGAAGCACCATAAtggtacaatttttttaaagttcaaTAACTGATTTGTCCATAGAAGAGTTCAATATTGAATTAGCGATTCCGAAAGAGTTCAATGCTACTGTGATATGATTATTCCTTTCTTATACTGGTATAACGAAAATAAAGATATCATAACATAAACCTTTGGTGTTCACAACAGCAATTTTTTAGCTTATGCTGTGCTGAGCAACTTAAAGATTTTGCATTATATtgtaaagttattttatttatttcaacttCTACGGATCTGCAGCAATGCCAAGTTCATTTTGACTACAAaagtaaattttgataaaatgaacaATATTGACATtccaattaatcaaaattatgatTTGCATGCTTACCAATAGTAAAGGTTTGATTCAACATCATGCGTCCATCCTCATTGTTTCCTGAAAAAGAGACACCATTTGCAGTATTATTTACGCAAGAGGGCAAGAAAGCCTTGAAGAACGCATCCAGTAAAAAATGATGAAAGTGGTTCTTCCCCTTCCCCAGTGAAACTATAAGTCTATACCACATGTATCTAATGCCAGACCGGCAGACCCCATAATTAATCCTTTGCATTAAAACAGAAAGGATTagttgcaaattaaatcacgaactttagcgtgttttgcaattacaacacgaactttgaaatttggcaatgtcagtgaccaactttcatttttgggCATATTGaaacaccgaccaatcatacaacacGTAGCCATATATTATGCCAGTGTTTTTTTAGCTCGGTGTTCTGATTTGTCAAAAAATGAAAGCTGGTGATTGACATTGCCGAGTTTTAAAATTCGggttgtaattgcaaatcacACTAAACTTCGTGATTCACCTTGCAATTAACCCAAACAAAAAACCATAAATAAATCTCATATTCTGTCTAATCTTTGCAGAGTGGCAGACAAAATATGTTCTTCACATGTTGCTCAATGATCTAATTCTCAAATAAATCTCAGTGGTGctaattgataaaaatcaaattacgaAGTGTTAATCTGCAATTATTTTTGGCATAATTGTCAATGGAATTTATTCAGAAGGTATgtttatcaatataaatacCTAATAAACCAAGTTTCAAATCATTATAATTTATACCTAATTGTTACCTCATGATAAAAATGACATACATATATGAACAAATATATCAATAGCATATAatacacaaaaataaaatatagagaCTAGCTTATTAAAAGCTCAAGGTAAATACTGTAATGAAGAATGACTGGGTCAGCATGGAAAACTCGCCCAACACCATGACCAACAAATTGTTGTACAACACCATAGCGATGTTTATCTGCATAGGcacttgaaaagaaaagaaaaataaaatcagatTGAGTAACAGAAGCCTTGAAATAAGTGAGAAGTAAAGCAATTGATTCAACTTAAGAATTAATGAAAATTTCTGATATTCCTCAATTGGTTTATGCATAGCCATTTCAAATGTTTTTTGTCCAGAAAATTGAAAGAATGATTAGTTCATAATCTACATAAGTACTTCATATTTGATTCAACTAGTGATCAGTGTAGAAAGTCAAAGCAATGAAATAAAACTgcagaaaaagaagaaagaaattttCTGTATCAAAATTGCACAAACTCTTCAGAAAAGGAAAATGAATAAAACTTCAGAAGCAGATAGGGGCAGGCTACAAATGAAACAACATACTGTATTGTTCGGCCAATTTTCTTATACTCCACTCCTGGTGCACATATTGATATTGCTTTGTCAAGGCATTCTTTGGTTAcctataaaaaaacaaaataacatGACACTATGACTTAGAAACTCAAGTGACGCAACTTAGAAAATCAAACAagctctttttttaattttgcaatAAAACGTCAGGAAAATCTAACAATCAAAGCATGTAATGATGTGATTAtcatataaaaacataattgcAATGTTAAATTTAATCAAGCAATGGCAAAATCCAATTCCAAGTATCCATTTAAGCCAGGCTGGAGTATATTACAGTCAGTATTAAAGAAAAAACTAAATCCATGATTCATTTCATTAATGTAACACCAGTCATTGGACATATACATAATAGTTGGCGTCAACAAAGGTACATGAATGATTAGCTGCTAACTTACAAGAACTATGAGGTATGAAAGTATTAATATCAATATAATCTCAGCATGAATTCAAACGTAGGCGTAAGAGTAGACTACTTAACAAGCCATGTGTCCCAAATTAAATCGCTAGATGTTTTacatgctaaaaaggtaatttcAAACTACGCAATCTCCTAGTTAACTACGTCTACAACACATTTGATATACAGCTGTAAAGTAATGATAACTATCAATTATCAATCACTATGTTTACTACCCTACCCGAATCTTTTCCATCCTCCCCAAGGGGCTCCTTTATCAACATTTTGATGTCAGAAAATTCATAATTACTAGCATACAAGTTTTGTCAAACTGGATGGGTTATCATGAACAACTATCGAACAATATAGTGATTTCCATGCTaatcaaattatataacatatttGCATTAAATGACACCGACTATAAGATATTTATTTGAATCTGAAAACACCAATTCATAAAGTTACCTGAACCAGGTTTCTGGCTGCATCATCCACTTCTCCACAAAAGAAAGTAGTTGATGTATCACCGTGATAACCCTAATAATAGAATGAGTCAACTGAATAAATTCTCGGAGAGTATGAAGTAGAGCAAccatttcaaaaaagaaaaagaagtacTAAGGATATACAAATAGCTCAGGGAACTCACCCACATGTATAGTAACAGCagaaacttaaaattaaaaacaaagaaCAAATAATGCTTACATTTAGATAAACTGTAACAtcaatattaataatatctcCATCCTGGGAATGAATGTAAGAAATATTCACACATCAGTGACAAATTGGCAACCTTAACTAAGTAAgatgaagaattttttttaaagttaaagaaCAAGGACCTCAAGAGCACGGGAATCTGGTATTCCATGGCAAATGCATTCATTCACTGAAGTGCATACACTCTTAGGAAACCCACCATATCCAAGAGGCGACGGATATGCTCCGTTGTCAATAATCATCTGATGAACCGCTTCATCAATTTCATCTGTTTTCACGCCTGGCTGCCAAAAGAAGCAACAATCACAACATTGAATACACCGAACTTCTTCCTTCCCCAATTCATAATCTACATATTCTTCCCGACTAGCCTACTCATTAACTAAACAACACACAACACAACCACTAAATGCAAAGCTTAAAAAACTATGTTTTACCTTGACTAGAGTCCCGGCATACTGAAGAACCTGCGCCGCCAGTCTTCCAGAAGCCCTCATACATTCTATCCCCTTCTCATCATGCACTTCAGGTCCACTCGCAATTCCCGGCGCCTGCCGCGAATTAACATAGGGAGGCCTGGCTATATGACCAGGGACCGGTCTACGAGGAGATAATTTTCCAGGCTGTAGACGTTTACGCTTATTATTCGACACTTCCTCTTCATTTCTACTTATTTCAAcaactcaattaattaaatatgcatttaaatatttaaatctcCATAAATAATCTAGTAACTGTAACTATAATATTACCTTCTATTAAAAAGAAGATCAGTTAAGCCAGAGAATCCTCTGGCTCTGGATAATTGCATTGACACATGTTTTCTTCCtgttttaaatcaaaattaatcacTAATACAGTAGAATTTAGccaaataacataaaataaagcAAAATCAGTTCAATTTAATCCTAAATTAAGCTGAATTTAAGACGAGAAATTATTATGAGAagcaaataaaattgataaatgaaAGGACCTGGCTTGTAGTGGAAGATGTTACTGAGAGGAAGCTGTTTGGATTGAATAAAACAATCTCCTAGAAATGAAGATAATAATAGTCTTTGTTGCAGAGAAGTGGCGCCTGTTACTgccatttttgtttcttttacaCTGttcttcaaaaaatattattctgGCTCTGAAATGGTTTGTGTtagtttaaagataaattttggGCTCAAATCTAAGTCCATATTCAGGCCCAATAAAAATGTTTTTGAAGTACATATTCAAGCCCAATATAGATTTTATGGCCCAATGTTTATTGGAATATGATCCATTGCACTCACATCAATCACCAATTGGTATAGcctaaatattttgaaatacctaagaaaactaaagaaaattaaaaaaatgatttaaaagttaaaatgtaaaagaaaacaaatattttttcatttttataagtCCTTAATTTGAaggtttttatttcaatttttataaacaaaataaaattaatggatACAATCAGTAATTtaggaaaaataaattttttttttatttttctaatatcTCAATTAATTAGATATATGAATAAATATGAATCTGATCTAAACAACGACTTCTCAATTCCATatctcataaaaaaaaatgtattaatagtaaatttttagtatattttagtGTGAATGTAAATTATATGATGCATGTGTGCATttacaaattataaaacaagaaatattttcattagaaattttaaagtggagagaaaaaaatatattcttttgGCTTGAGCTTCTAATGGAAAATTATTGGTTGATAATTTAAGTGACCCACAAAAAACATCATGACACTTTTTCAATTCCTTTCCAGAGAAAAACATCATCACACTTTTGACCCAAATTTCTATTATCTTtagaaaaaaatactaattattaGAAGAACCATCTGGGTCCAAAAATAACTTTGTTTGTGGTCAGACATTATTATTTTcagagaaataataataataataaaagatattGTCTCTAATAAACTTACAAAAATCCAAGCTTCAATTCCATATCAATGGAAAAACAGgcattttaactaaaaaaatgaattcagttatcattttatttaatttttaattatatattgcaATAATTGTAATATCTGCATTGAATTCATAgtaatcttttatttatttcaattccTTACTTTTATATAAGTAGATCTATTTTACAGTTAATTGGGTATAAACATGATTAATTCtgtagaatttaaaaattaaatgtaattgtatttattaataaattaatttcataaaaatttatgaaattcataaattttaaatttaataaaaaaaaaaatttatttgaattgaaCATATTATAGCTAGTAAAGATAATTTTGGTAAGTGGACAATAATGTTATTAGTAAATAGCAATTTGAATATATAATAAGTGAATGAAGCCAAAGTCTGGACCGTACCCGTCCCGCATAAAATGCGGCCATATACACGACAGAACGACCTGTCGTTTTCTAGTGACCCGCAGaaaaatttgacaaattttGGAATCCGATGCGGTGAAGATAGTTAGGGGTGAGTCAGTGGTGGTGACAGTAGGCAGTAAGGGTCGGGTCAGGCCTTGCCCATATTGTGGGGGCGCTTTATTTTTCCAATTTCTTCGTTCTGCTTCTTTTGTGATCATCTTGTCCACCTACATTCTTCACCAACgttctttaatttaaataatattaattttaaatagtaaatagtaaatacatGAATGTTATATACCATGAAAATACAGATTTGTAATGAAATAGATAACAAAACAAGTTTAACattacattttataattttagacacaatataaagttaaataaatttaattttgatgtaACGAGATTCGTGTCTAAATTGGTTAACCACGCTTaacacatataaatataattaaatattatttgaatcTAAAATTCTCTCACAAGTGCTCctctttttcaattataaaaaaaattaattatatttttatttttattataatattatttattttgatatgtatactaaataacaatatatattatttaaataattaaatgaattcAAATGTATTCTTTTAAACATGTCGATTCAACGACACATTTAACTGATTGTGTTTATACACGTTACATGTTGTGTCGTGTTTGAGATTTATAGATCAAacacatttattatttatgttgtGTTCGTTTTAACTTACTCGTATTTCGTATTTAGACAAACATAACCATATATAGTTTTCATACTCAAACTATCAAGTTTACTTATCACTCGTTGTCACTAAACCACCATCTCTCCAAGTCAAATAGATTATTATTATAGTATCAGAAAATGTCTCATTCAGTGCTAAAGAATCAAGAATGAGTCTTTATAGTCTATATATTCAAGATATTCGGATCGAATCTAATATCTTTTATTGAATTGCTCATTCAACGGACATtctcaatattaaaaaaactcaaacacTCAATAAACCGAGAGTCAAATGGTACGGAAGAAACTatcgaaattttattttatcgaataataattataaatttataaaatgctCACGAGAggataattaaatgaaattactACAGAGAAGATCGATCGATCCTGACTTGTTGGAAGGTCAGAATGGGCATTGATTGTATTATTGTTCTTACGACTTGTGTTTCTATATTGACAACGATTGACCAATAACTTGCCATGTTAACGTGTCTTTGGTTGCATATGAATCTTATCATTTTCATCCCTTACCGTGGAAACAAAGCAACACAAACTTAATTCTTGTGCTGGATTATATGAAAATTGACAAATGGAAGCGTAAAAATTGACTTTTAGTtgcttaaaaagaaaattaattcaAGAACTTGGTGGGAAaagggaaagaaaaaaaacataatccattgttttgtttcgtaattggatcatcaaattcaaattattatACAACAGACAGTTAACTTTATGATAGATGTGAGTggtaaaatatatataagataatttatctatttacaaatataattaaactaataaaaatcattttaatagTTGGCCCATCAATTTTATGAATTCTGATAATCATATTTGAATGATATATTAGAAgattaataatttcaataataaaataaaattaaaattttatttcttaatttatttttatgataaattaatccataatagataaaaaaatcataaaaatttaaattatctaaaaatCAACAGTTTTTATTAACACAATTTAATTACTGTAGAGAACTTAATTAAATCATTTATgaactaatttattaaaaaaattaaaactattttatattatattatattttaatttaatttaatttaataactagTTAAATTTTTCAACTATTTAATctgattaataatttaatttaatatattcagTTAATACACTTGGATgaatatttatcattta containing:
- the LOC126657622 gene encoding methionine aminopeptidase 1D, chloroplastic/mitochondrial yields the protein MAVTGATSLQQRLLLSSFLGDCFIQSKQLPLSNIFHYKPGRKHVSMQLSRARGFSGLTDLLFNRRNEEEVSNNKRKRLQPGKLSPRRPVPGHIARPPYVNSRQAPGIASGPEVHDEKGIECMRASGRLAAQVLQYAGTLVKPGVKTDEIDEAVHQMIIDNGAYPSPLGYGGFPKSVCTSVNECICHGIPDSRALEDGDIINIDVTVYLNGYHGDTSTTFFCGEVDDAARNLVQVTKECLDKAISICAPGVEYKKIGRTIHAYADKHRYGVVQQFVGHGVGRVFHADPVILHYRNNEDGRMMLNQTFTIEPMLTIGSINPVMWNDNWTVVTEDGSLSAQFEHTILITKDGAEIMTKC